The stretch of DNA GGGAGGGCTGCCACAGGTACACACCGTTACCGTCTTTTAGTTTCCTGATTTCCTTCACCGTGGCATCGTTCATGATAAAGACAGCCTTCTTGCGGTAGGGGGCTTTTAGGGAATAAAAGAGGTCGAAAACCTCATCCGCTTTAAGAGTAGCCCCGGCAGTGGTTGCTCCAATCTCCCCGCCACTGTCATTGTCAAAGATGCCGGTGGGTTTCCCCTCACCATCCCCGATTAAAAAGGCTTCTTCTTCCTTGGCCCCAATGCGGCGAGCGAATTCTTTAGCAATGTAGCTTTCCAGGTTAAAGACGCTGTCGTTTAATAGTTCTTCGGAAACCTTAATCATGGTGGCCACCTTGTAGGCCCCAATGGATACCTGGTCAAAAGCATCATCTTTATCCTGATACGGCCCTTCTTCATCTACCCAGGTGGCCACCCCCTTGGAAGCTACCACCGGGATTTTCCGGTCACCGGTAGAGGTGGTAATTACTTTAGCCAGTGTACGCATGATGTTTTCTTCTTCCAAGGCTTCAATCAAGGTGCGTTCGAACTCATCAGGCACCAAATATCCACCCTCAGTGCCGTCACCGCCAATGGTTAAAGCGTTTCTGGCCTCATAGCTATTGCGGTTGCGCATATACTGCCAGAAAGCCTTATCGTATTCATTGGAAGCCCGGCCTTTAGGCTCATCACCAGGAATAGTTTTTAATGCTGTGCTGGTGGCCTTGGAAAGCTCAAGGTCAATGGCGGTTTGACGTTCCAGGCGTTCAATCTCTTTACCTAAATTGACAACTTCGGTTTCCATTTTCTCATAAGTGGCGGTATCCTCAGCAGAGAGAAGACCGTTTTCACCACGCTTTTCATCCAGGAAGGCCTTGGCTTGTTCCCACACTTTAGTCCGCTTTTCCCGCAGTTCGATAATTTTACTCATGGTATATTACCTCCCTTTTATTAGTTCCAGCCGTTTAATTAGCTGTTCGTATGGAATGCCATCGTTGTTTACTGGTTTAGGTTGAGCCTTGACCGGTGGTAGTTTCCGCATCAGTGCATTGACCACTGTTACCCGGTCAAACATGAAGTCAGTGACTTGGGCTGGCGGCTCACTGTAAAGGATCTCGTCAGCAAAACCAAGCTCCACCGCTTTATTGGCGCTCATCCAGGTTTCAGCGTCCATCATCTTAGCGATCTGCTTCCTGGGTAGTCTGGCCTTGGCTTCAAAGGCATTAATGATGGCTTCCTTCACCTCGGACAGCATCTCGATTCCCTTTTGCATGTCAGATTCTTCGCCCCAAACAAAAGTGGCTGGATTGTGGATCATAAGCATAGAAGTGGGGGACATACAAACCATATCGCCCGCCATGGCAATTACCGCTGCAGCGCTGGCGGCAATACCGTCAATTTTAATCAGCACTTGGCCGCTGTATTCTTTGAGCATGGTGTAGATTTGGCTGGCTGCAAAAAAGTCCCCGCCTGGTGAGTTGATATAAACTGTGATGTCACCGGTTGCTGCTTCCAGCTCTTTTTTAAATTCCTTGGGGCTTACTTCATCTTCAAACCAACTCTCCGGGGCAATATAGCCATCCAGGTAGAGGGTTCTCTCGCCTTCGTTTTTAATCCAGTTCCAGAATTTATTCATCTGTGTCCTCCTTTCTGTATTTTTCAGTCCAAGCCCCGGCATCAGCCATGTCCACGAAATTTCCGTTGACTAAATATTTATTTCCGCCTAGCTCATCCGGGATTAGGTTCATGGATTCTAGCTCTC from Desulfoscipio gibsoniae DSM 7213 encodes:
- a CDS encoding phage major capsid protein; its protein translation is MSKIIELREKRTKVWEQAKAFLDEKRGENGLLSAEDTATYEKMETEVVNLGKEIERLERQTAIDLELSKATSTALKTIPGDEPKGRASNEYDKAFWQYMRNRNSYEARNALTIGGDGTEGGYLVPDEFERTLIEALEEENIMRTLAKVITTSTGDRKIPVVASKGVATWVDEEGPYQDKDDAFDQVSIGAYKVATMIKVSEELLNDSVFNLESYIAKEFARRIGAKEEEAFLIGDGEGKPTGIFDNDSGGEIGATTAGATLKADEVFDLFYSLKAPYRKKAVFIMNDATVKEIRKLKDGNGVYLWQPSLTAGDPDTLLNRPVKTSAYVPTIAAGEKVIAFGDMGYYWIADRQGRIFQRLNELYAATGQVGFRAAQRVDGKLILKEAIKILKVKA
- a CDS encoding head maturation protease, ClpP-related, with the protein product MNKFWNWIKNEGERTLYLDGYIAPESWFEDEVSPKEFKKELEAATGDITVYINSPGGDFFAASQIYTMLKEYSGQVLIKIDGIAASAAAVIAMAGDMVCMSPTSMLMIHNPATFVWGEESDMQKGIEMLSEVKEAIINAFEAKARLPRKQIAKMMDAETWMSANKAVELGFADEILYSEPPAQVTDFMFDRVTVVNALMRKLPPVKAQPKPVNNDGIPYEQLIKRLELIKGR